The Ornithinimicrobium faecis region CGGCGTCGTGCGGGTGCTGGAGGAGCTGGCGATCCGACCCGACGTGGTGTCCGGGACCAGCATGGGTGGCCTGATCGGGGCCTTCATCGCGGCCGGCTACAACGCCGAGCAGATGGCCGAGATCGCCACCGACCTGCGCTGGAGCAAGCTGATCGACTGGAGCCCGATCTCGGGGCGGCTGCTCAACACCAAGGGTTTTGAGCGCTGGCTGGTCGAGCTGCTTCCAGCGACCTTCGAGGAGCTGGAGCTGCCGCTGGTGCTGACGGCCACCGACCTCAACGACGGTCGCATCCACTACAGCCAGCGCGGTGACCTGATCACCGCCCTGCTCGCCACCACCGCCTATCCGGGGGCCCTCGAGCCGGTCACGCTCGGGCGGGCCCGACTCGTCGACGGTGGTCTGCTCAACCAGATCCCGGTCGACGGGGCGCTCTTCCTGGGGGCCCACAAGGTGCTCGCCGTCAACGCGACCCCGCTCGTGCGGGTCGACCACCCGGTCGACGACGCGGGGGCGCCACGCCGGCGGATCCGCATGACGGCCCTGCACGAGCTGATGCGGGCCGTGGACGTGATGCAGGCCCAGCTCACGATGGCGCGACTGTCGTTCTACAAACCCGACGTCCTGCTGGACGCGCCGATGGAGGGCCTGGAGATCGCGGAGTTCCACCGGGCCAAGCACGCGATCGACGCAGGGGAGGCGGTGGCCCGCGAGCACCGGGAGGAACTCTTGAGCCTGGTCCCCTCCAGATAAGGTCCACTGCGACGCCGGGACCGGCGCCTGACGCACCTGACCCGGCCCACGGCATACCCTCTGGTCTGTCCCCAACATGCCCCGCAGGGGCAGGAAGAAGCGTGATGCGCTGATGGAGGTCGTGATTCTCGACGACGCCGAGCAGGTCGGTCGTGTCGGGGCCGATGTGATCGCCGAGCACGTGGCCGCCAAGCCCGCGGCCGTCCTCGGGCTGGCCACCGGCTCCAGCCCGGTGCACGTCTACCGCGAGCTGGGCGCCCGGGTGCAGCGCGGTGAGCTGAGCCTGGCGCAGTGTCGTGGCTTCCTGCTCGATGAATACGTCGGCCTGCCGGCCGGCCACCCCGAGAGCTATCGCACCGTGATCGACCGCGAGTTCGTGGACGCCGTCGACATCGACCCCGCCAACGTCCACGGCCCCGACGGTCATGGCGACGACCTCAAGGCGGCGGGCCCGGCCTATGAGCAGTTGATCGCCGACGCCGGTGGCATCGACGTGCAGCTGCTGGGCGTGGGCACCGAGGGGCACATCGCCTTCAACGAACCGGGCTCGTCCCTGGCCTCGCGCACCCGCCTGAAGTCGCTGACCCTGCGCACGAGGCAGGACAACGCCCGCTTCTTCGACGGTGATGTGGAGGCCGTGCCGCAACACTGCCTGACCATGGGCGTCGGCACGATCCTGGCGGGTCGGCACCTGGTGCTGATCGCGATGGGAGAGGCCAAGGCGCAGGTGGTCCGCGAGCTCGTCGAGGGACAGGTCAGCGCCCGGTGGCCGGTCACGGCCCTGCAGCTGCACCAGCACGTCACCGTGCTGCTCGACGGGGCGGCCGCGTCCCGGCTGGAGCTGCGCGACTACTACCGCGAGGCCTACACCGCCAAGCCGTCCTGGCAGGGATTCTGAGTGCAGCCCGCGCGGGCCCTGCGCGCGGCGCGCGTCATCACCCCCGAGCGTGAGATCGCGGACGGCTGGGTCATCGTGCGCGACGACCGCATCGCCGAGGTGGGGCAGGGGCCGCTCCCCTCGGGCGTCGCGGACCCAGATCAGCCGTATGCCGTGCTCGTCCCCGGACTGGTGGACCTGCACAACCACGGTGGTGGTGGCTTCGCCTTCACCGACGGCCCCGATGCTGCCCTCCGGGCCCGCGACGCGCACCTGCGGCAGGGGACCACGACGGTCGTGGCCAGCCTGGTCACCGACACGATCGACGTCCTGGAGCGACAGGTGCGCACGCTGCGCCCGCTCGTGCGCTCGGGTGAGCTGGGCGGCATCCATTGTGAGGGACCCTGGCTGGCGCCGCAGTGGTGCGGTGCCCATCCTGTCGCCCTGCTTGCCGACCCGGACCCGGCTGCTCTCGGTGCCCTGACCGACGCTGGTGGGGACGCGCTCGTGATGGTGACCCTGGCCCCCGAGCGAGCGGGTGCGCTGGAGGCGATCCGGTGGCTCACGGGACGTGGCGTGCGAGTGGCCGTGGGGCACACCGACGCGACCTACGACCAGACGCGGGCGGCGATCGAGGCTGGGGCGAGCGTGGCCACCCACCTCTACAACGGTGCGCGTCCGCCGCACCACCGCGAGCCCGGGCCGTCGGTCGCGCTGCTGGAGGACCCACAGGTCTTCATCGAGTCCATCGTCGACGGCGCCCACCTGCACCCGGCCGTCGTGCGGGCCACCGCACGGTCCGCGGGCGAGCGGTGGGTGCTGGTCACCGACGCGATGGCCGCCGCCCTGATGGGCGATGGGAGTTATCAGCTGGGCACGCTGGGCGTGGATGTCGTTGACGGCATCGCCCGGGTGCGTCAGGGCAGGGCCGAGGGTGCGGAGACCGCAGGTGGCGTCATGGCCGGCAGCACGCTGAGTCTGTCCCGGGCCGTGCGCAACGCCGTCGAGTGCGGGGTGCCACTGGTCGAGGCGGTCCACGCCGCCACGGCCGCTCCGGCCGCAGCCATGGGCTGGACCGACGTCGGGCGGCTCGAGGCGGGTCGACGTGCCGACCTCGTGGGGCTGGACGAGCAGCTGGGTGTGCAGGACGTCATGCGGCAGGGAGTCTGGGTCGACCGGGACAGGTCCCTCTGACGCACGGGGGCCGATGCAACACGGTGGGTCCGCCAACAAATTGGTGGGTCCCGCAACAAATGCGCCCGAGACTGCTCTGGCAGGAGATAGATTGTCCCCGTGGGGATTATCGACACGCAGGGACTGACCAAGCGCTACGGCCAGGTCACTGCGCTAGGGGGGCTGGACCTGAGCATCGGCGAGGGCGTCACCGGGCTGGTCGGCGCCAACGGCGCCGGCAAGTCGACGCTGATCAAGATCCTGCTCGGCCTGATCGACGCCACGGAGGGCCGCGCCCAGGTGCTGGGTCACGACATCCGCGCCGAGGGCCAACAGATCCGCACCCTGGTCGGTTACATGCCAGAGCACGACTGCCTGCCCCCCGACGTGCGCGCCATCGACTTTGTGGTGCACATGGCCCGGATGTCCGGACTGCCGCCGACTGCTGCGCGTGAGCGGGCCGCCGACGTGCTGCGTCACGTCGGGCTCGCGGAGGAGCGCTATCGCCTGATGGGCGGCTATTCCACCGGCATGAAGCAGCGGGCCAAGCTCGCGCAGGCCCTGGCACACGACCCGAGGCTGGTCTTCCTGGATGAGCCCACCAACGGTCTGGACCCCGCGGCACGGGACGACATGCTCGCCCTGGTCAGCAAGATCGGTCGCGAGTTCGGCATCTCCGTGCTGGTCACCTCGCACCTGCTCGGCGAGCTCGAGCGGGTCAGTGACCACGTGGTGGTGCTGGACGGGGGGCACCTGCTCCGCTCGTCGGCGACAGCCGAGTTCACCTCCGACACAGGGCTGCTGCTCATCGAGGTGCTCGGTGCCGGTGACGCCCAGACCACGATGGGTGAGCGTCTCGCGGCCCAGGGCATCGCGTGCCGGCCACGCGGCCAGCTGATCGAGATCAACGCACCGG contains the following coding sequences:
- a CDS encoding patatin-like phospholipase family protein, which encodes MFEAWSTDTGPAKGGPAPKGPDPVLGLALGGGGARGLCHIGVVRVLEELAIRPDVVSGTSMGGLIGAFIAAGYNAEQMAEIATDLRWSKLIDWSPISGRLLNTKGFERWLVELLPATFEELELPLVLTATDLNDGRIHYSQRGDLITALLATTAYPGALEPVTLGRARLVDGGLLNQIPVDGALFLGAHKVLAVNATPLVRVDHPVDDAGAPRRRIRMTALHELMRAVDVMQAQLTMARLSFYKPDVLLDAPMEGLEIAEFHRAKHAIDAGEAVAREHREELLSLVPSR
- the nagB gene encoding glucosamine-6-phosphate deaminase encodes the protein MEVVILDDAEQVGRVGADVIAEHVAAKPAAVLGLATGSSPVHVYRELGARVQRGELSLAQCRGFLLDEYVGLPAGHPESYRTVIDREFVDAVDIDPANVHGPDGHGDDLKAAGPAYEQLIADAGGIDVQLLGVGTEGHIAFNEPGSSLASRTRLKSLTLRTRQDNARFFDGDVEAVPQHCLTMGVGTILAGRHLVLIAMGEAKAQVVRELVEGQVSARWPVTALQLHQHVTVLLDGAAASRLELRDYYREAYTAKPSWQGF
- a CDS encoding N-acetylglucosamine-6-phosphate deacetylase, whose product is MQPARALRAARVITPEREIADGWVIVRDDRIAEVGQGPLPSGVADPDQPYAVLVPGLVDLHNHGGGGFAFTDGPDAALRARDAHLRQGTTTVVASLVTDTIDVLERQVRTLRPLVRSGELGGIHCEGPWLAPQWCGAHPVALLADPDPAALGALTDAGGDALVMVTLAPERAGALEAIRWLTGRGVRVAVGHTDATYDQTRAAIEAGASVATHLYNGARPPHHREPGPSVALLEDPQVFIESIVDGAHLHPAVVRATARSAGERWVLVTDAMAAALMGDGSYQLGTLGVDVVDGIARVRQGRAEGAETAGGVMAGSTLSLSRAVRNAVECGVPLVEAVHAATAAPAAAMGWTDVGRLEAGRRADLVGLDEQLGVQDVMRQGVWVDRDRSL
- a CDS encoding ABC transporter ATP-binding protein; amino-acid sequence: MGIIDTQGLTKRYGQVTALGGLDLSIGEGVTGLVGANGAGKSTLIKILLGLIDATEGRAQVLGHDIRAEGQQIRTLVGYMPEHDCLPPDVRAIDFVVHMARMSGLPPTAARERAADVLRHVGLAEERYRLMGGYSTGMKQRAKLAQALAHDPRLVFLDEPTNGLDPAARDDMLALVSKIGREFGISVLVTSHLLGELERVSDHVVVLDGGHLLRSSATAEFTSDTGLLLIEVLGAGDAQTTMGERLAAQGIACRPRGQLIEINAPGRADLHDLIRDTAVDVGVGLVRIAADHGRIEDVFREDAGHGSAV